The following are from one region of the Corylus avellana chromosome ca1, CavTom2PMs-1.0 genome:
- the LOC132168567 gene encoding NAC domain-containing protein 41-like: protein MMMMPVGFRFEPTDEELVGFYLLNKVRGEDIGWDGIGEFDIYGEKDPWQFCGDQEKLYVFTRLKQLSKNRVARTAGCGVWHENSADKIYDGQGDVIGVRKLFCFKVKKQKSNWLMHEFSLVGEGERERATDWVLCTIQKKESRSRVGVKRCFQDHSSPTVISVQTPSPLRNSINTEEEEEEEVPLLEDGSQQRKKMRCCDVECQATATPSSECPSEFGTPESELETRLPASDNSDPELSVSYEYLETLMSCQLASNDDSASEFYASYGYLPPPPSPAGGHLPLDAWVDSWDPEFATLLS from the coding sequence atgatgatgatgccaGTGGGATTTCGTTTTGAGCCCACCGACGAAGAGCTGGTAGGCTTCTATTTGTTGAACAAGGTAAGGGGAGAAGATATAGGTTGGGATGGCATCggagagtttgatatttatgGTGAAAAGGATCCCTGGCAATTCTGTGGTGATCAGGAGAAGCTTTACGTTTTTACAAGGCTAAAACAACTCAGCAAAAATCGAGTGGCACGAACAGCGGGTTGCGGTGTTTGGCATGAGAATTCTGCCGACAAAATCTACGATGGTCAGGGTGATGTTATTGGGGTCAGGAAACTCTTCTGCTTCAAGGTGAAGAAACAGAAATCCAACTGGTTAATGCACGAGTTCTCATTAGTTGGGGAGGGAGAACGAGAACGGGCGACTGACTGGGTtctgtgcaccatccaaaagaAAGAATCACGATCAAGAGTTGGCGTTAAAAGATGCTTTCAAGATCATTCTTCTCCCACCGTCATCTCTGTTCAAACTCCATCTCCATTGCGAAATTCCATTAatacagaagaagaagaagaagaagaagtaccGCTACTTGAGGACGGATCCCAGCAGAGAAAGAAGATGCGCTGCTGCGATGTCGAATGTCAAGCCACTGCGACCCCTTCATCAGAATGTCCATCTGAATTTGGAACGCCTGAGTCTGAATTGGAAACCCGTCTACCAGCTAGTGATAACTCTGACCCTGAGTTGAGTGTTTCATATGAATATTTGGAAACCTTGATGAGCTGTCAGCTAGCCAGTAATGATGACTCTGCGTCAGAGTTTTATGCTTCATACGGTTATCTGCCGCCACCGCCTTCCCCCGCGGGTGGACATCTGCCGCTTGATGCATGGGTGGATTCTTGGGATCCTGAGTTTGCTACATTACTTTCCTAG